A single window of Helicobacter pylori NCTC 11637 = CCUG 17874 = ATCC 43504 = JCM 12093 DNA harbors:
- a CDS encoding CagY family CD-EC repeat-containing protein gives MNEENDKLETSKKTQQDSPQDLSNEEATEANHFEDSLKEESSDNHLDNPTETKTHFDGDNLEETQTQMDSESNETSESSNGSLADKLFKKARKLVDNKRPFTQQKNLDEETQELNEEDDQENNGYQEETQTGLIDDETSKKPQQDSPQDLSNEEATEINHFEDSSKESKESSYYHLDNPTETKTHFDGDNLEEITNDSNDQEIIKGSKKKYIIGGIVVAVLIVIILFSRSIFHYFMPLEDKSSRFSKDRNLYVNDEIQIRQEYNRLLKERNEKGNMIDKNLFFNDDPNRTLYNYLNIAEIEDKNPLRAFYECISNGGNYEECLKLIKDKKLQDQMKKTLEAYNDCIKNAKTEEERIKCLDLIKDENLKKSLLNQQKVQVALDCLKNAKTDEERNECLKLINDPDIREKFRKELELQKELQEYKDCIKNAKTEAEKNECLKGLSKEAIERLKQQALDCLKNAKTDEERNECLKNIPQDLQKELLADMSVKAYKDCVSKARNEKEKKECEKLLTPEARKKLEQQVLDCLKNAKTDEERKKCLKDLPKDLQSDILAKESVKAYKDCVSQAKTEAEKQECEKLLTPEAKKLLEEEAKESVKAYLDCVSQAKTEDEKKECEKLLTPEARKLLEEAKKSVKAYLDCVSQAKTEAERKECEKLLTPEAKKLLEQQALDCLKNAKTEADKKRCVKDLPKDLQKKVLAKESVRVYLDCVSRAKNEAERKECEKLLTPEARKLLEEAKKSVKAYKDCVSRARNEKEKKECEKLLTPEARKLLEEAKKSVKAYLDCVSQAKTEAERKECEKLLTPEAKKLLEEAKESVKAYKDCLSQARNETERRACEKLLTPEARKLLEKQALDCLKNAKTESEKKRCVKDLPKDLQKKVLAKESVKAYLDCVSQAKTEAERKECEKLLTPEAKKLLEEAKESVKAYKDCLSQARNETERRACEKLLTPEARKLLEQEVKKSVKAYKDCVSRARNEKEKKECEKLLTPEARKLLEQQALDCLKNAKTESDKKRCVKDLPKDLQKKVLAKESVKAYLDCVSRARNEKEKKECEKLLTPEARKLLEEAKESLKAYKDCLSQARNETERRACEKLLTPEARKLLEQEVKKSVKAYLDCVSRARNEKEKQECEKLLTPEARKFLAKQALSCLEKARNEEERKACLKNLPKDLQKNVLAKESLKAYKDCLSQARNETERRACEKLLTPEARKLLEQEVKKSVKAYLDCVSKARNEKEKQECEKLLTPEARKFLEKELQQKDKAIKDCLKNADPNDRAAIMKCLDGLSDEEKLKYLQEAREKAVADCLAMAKTDEEKRKCQNLYSDLIQEIQNKRTQSKQNQLSKTERLHQASECLDNLDDPTDQQAIEQCLEGLSDSERALILGIKRQADEVDLIYSDLRNRKTFDNMAAKGYPLLPMDFKNGGDIATINATNVDADKIASDNPIYASIEPDITKQYETEKTIKDKNLEAKLAKALGGNKKDDDKEKSKKPTAEAKVESNKIDKDVAETAKNISEIALKNKKEKNGEFVDENGNPIDDKKKAEKQDETSPVKQAFIGKSDPTFVLAQYTPIEITLTSKVDATLTGIVSGVVAKDVWNMNGTMILLDKGTKVYGNYQSVKGGTPIMTRLMIVFTKAITPDGVIIPLANAQAAGMLGEAGVDGYVNNHFMKRIGFAVIASVVNSFLQTAPIIALDKLIGLGKGRSERTPEFNYALGQAINGSMQSSAQMSNQILGQLMNIPPSFYKNEGDSIKILTMDDIDFSGVYDVKITNKSVVDEIIKQSTKTLSREHEEITTSPKGGN, from the coding sequence GATTTATCCAATGAAGAAGCAACAGAAATCAATCATTTTGAAGATTCTTCAAAAGAATCCAAAGAAAGCTCATATTATCATCTTGACAACCCCACAGAAACTAAAACCCATTTTGATGGAGACAATCTAGAAGAAATAACTAACGACTCTAACGATCAAGAGATTATCAAAGGAAGCAAAAAGAAATATATTATTGGTGGCATTGTAGTCGCTGTTCTTATCGTGATCATTTTATTTTCTAGAAGCATTTTTCACTACTTCATGCCTTTGGAAGATAAAAGCTCTCGTTTTAGCAAAGATAGGAATCTTTATGTCAATGATGAAATCCAAATAAGGCAAGAGTATAACCGATTGCTGAAAGAACGGAATGAAAAAGGCAATATGATCGATAAAAATCTTTTCTTCAATGACGATCCCAATAGAACCTTATACAACTATTTGAATATTGCAGAAATTGAGGACAAAAACCCATTGAGAGCCTTTTATGAGTGTATTAGTAATGGTGGCAACTATGAAGAATGTTTGAAGCTTATCAAAGACAAAAAACTTCAAGATCAAATGAAAAAGACTCTAGAGGCTTATAATGACTGCATCAAAAATGCCAAAACTGAAGAAGAAAGGATCAAGTGTTTAGATTTAATCAAAGATGAAAACTTGAAAAAAAGCTTACTGAACCAACAAAAAGTTCAGGTGGCGCTAGATTGTTTGAAAAACGCTAAAACCGATGAAGAACGAAACGAGTGCCTAAAACTCATAAATGACCCTGATATTAGAGAGAAATTCCGTAAGGAATTAGAGCTTCAAAAAGAGCTTCAAGAGTATAAGGATTGTATCAAAAACGCCAAAACAGAGGCTGAGAAAAATGAATGCTTGAAAGGCTTGTCTAAAGAAGCTATAGAAAGATTGAAACAGCAAGCGCTAGATTGTTTGAAAAACGCTAAAACCGATGAAGAACGAAACGAGTGCTTGAAAAATATTCCCCAAGACTTGCAAAAAGAACTACTAGCTGATATGAGCGTCAAGGCTTATAAGGACTGCGTTTCAAAAGCTAGGAATGAAAAAGAGAAAAAAGAATGCGAGAAATTGCTCACGCCTGAAGCGAGGAAAAAGTTAGAACAACAGGTTCTAGATTGTTTGAAAAACGCTAAAACCGATGAAGAACGAAAAAAGTGTTTGAAAGATCTCCCTAAAGACTTACAAAGCGATATTTTAGCTAAAGAGAGCGTTAAAGCTTATAAAGACTGCGTATCTCAAGCCAAAACTGAAGCTGAGAAACAAGAGTGTGAGAAATTACTCACGCCTGAAGCGAAAAAACTTTTAGAAGAAGAAGCCAAAGAAAGCGTTAAGGCTTACTTGGACTGTGTATCTCAAGCCAAAACTGAAGATGAGAAAAAAGAGTGTGAGAAATTACTCACGCCTGAAGCGAGAAAACTATTAGAAGAAGCTAAAAAAAGCGTTAAAGCTTATTTGGATTGCGTATCTCAAGCCAAAACTGAAGCTGAAAGAAAAGAGTGTGAGAAATTACTTACGCCTGAAGCGAAAAAACTATTAGAGCAACAAGCTCTAGATTGTTTGAAAAACGCTAAAACCGAAGCTGATAAAAAAAGGTGTGTCAAAGATCTCCCTAAAGACTTGCAGAAAAAGGTTTTAGCCAAAGAGAGCGTTAGGGTTTATTTGGATTGCGTATCAAGAGCCAAAAACGAAGCTGAAAGAAAAGAATGCGAGAAATTACTCACCCCTGAAGCGAGAAAACTATTAGAAGAAGCTAAAAAAAGCGTTAAAGCTTATAAAGACTGCGTATCAAGAGCCAGGAATGAAAAAGAGAAAAAAGAATGCGAGAAATTACTCACCCCTGAAGCGAGAAAACTATTAGAAGAAGCTAAAAAAAGCGTTAAAGCTTATTTGGATTGCGTATCTCAAGCCAAAACTGAAGCTGAAAGAAAAGAGTGTGAGAAATTACTTACGCCTGAAGCGAAAAAACTATTAGAAGAAGCTAAAGAGAGCGTCAAAGCTTATAAAGACTGCCTCTCCCAAGCTAGAAATGAAACTGAAAGGAGAGCTTGCGAGAAATTACTCACCCCTGAAGCGAGAAAACTTTTAGAGAAGCAAGCGCTAGATTGTTTGAAAAACGCTAAAACCGAATCTGAGAAAAAAAGGTGTGTCAAAGATCTCCCTAAAGACTTGCAGAAAAAGGTTTTAGCTAAAGAGAGCGTTAAGGCTTATTTGGATTGCGTATCTCAAGCCAAAACTGAAGCTGAAAGAAAAGAGTGTGAGAAATTACTTACGCCTGAAGCGAAAAAACTATTAGAAGAAGCTAAAGAGAGCGTCAAAGCTTATAAAGACTGCCTCTCCCAAGCTAGAAATGAAACTGAAAGGAGAGCTTGCGAGAAATTACTCACCCCTGAAGCAAGGAAACTACTAGAGCAAGAAGTTAAAAAGAGCGTTAAAGCTTATAAAGACTGCGTATCAAGAGCTAGGAATGAAAAAGAGAAAAAAGAATGCGAGAAATTACTCACCCCTGAAGCGAGGAAACTTTTAGAACAACAAGCGCTAGATTGTTTGAAAAACGCTAAAACCGAATCTGATAAAAAAAGGTGTGTCAAAGATCTCCCTAAAGACTTGCAGAAAAAGGTTTTAGCCAAAGAGAGCGTTAAGGCTTATTTGGACTGCGTATCAAGAGCTAGGAATGAAAAAGAGAAAAAAGAATGCGAGAAATTACTCACCCCTGAAGCGAGGAAACTTTTAGAAGAAGCTAAAGAGAGCCTTAAGGCTTATAAAGACTGCCTCTCTCAAGCTAGAAATGAAACTGAAAGGAGAGCTTGCGAAAAATTACTCACCCCTGAAGCGAGGAAACTCTTAGAGCAAGAAGTTAAGAAGAGCGTTAAGGCTTATTTGGACTGCGTATCAAGAGCTAGGAATGAAAAAGAGAAACAAGAATGCGAGAAATTACTCACCCCTGAAGCGAGGAAATTTTTAGCGAAGCAAGCATTAAGTTGTTTGGAAAAAGCTAGAAATGAAGAAGAAAGAAAAGCATGTCTTAAAAATCTCCCTAAAGACTTACAGAAAAATGTTTTAGCTAAAGAGAGCCTTAAAGCTTATAAGGACTGCCTCTCTCAAGCTAGAAATGAAACTGAAAGGAGAGCTTGCGAGAAATTACTCACCCCTGAAGCGAGAAAACTACTAGAACAAGAAGTTAAAAAGAGCGTCAAGGCTTATTTGGATTGCGTATCAAAAGCTAGGAATGAAAAAGAGAAACAAGAATGCGAGAAATTACTCACGCCTGAAGCGAGGAAATTTTTAGAGAAAGAACTCCAACAAAAAGATAAAGCGATAAAAGATTGCTTGAAAAACGCCGATCCTAACGACAGAGCGGCTATCATGAAGTGTTTGGATGGTTTGAGCGATGAAGAGAAGCTCAAATACCTGCAAGAAGCTAGAGAAAAGGCTGTTGCGGATTGTTTGGCTATGGCTAAAACCGATGAAGAAAAAAGGAAATGCCAAAACCTTTATAGCGATTTGATCCAAGAAATCCAAAATAAAAGGACACAAAGCAAACAAAATCAATTGAGTAAAACAGAAAGATTGCATCAAGCAAGCGAGTGTTTGGATAACTTAGATGACCCTACCGATCAACAAGCCATAGAGCAATGTTTAGAGGGCTTGAGCGATAGTGAAAGGGCGCTAATTCTAGGAATTAAACGACAAGCTGATGAAGTGGATCTGATTTATAGCGATCTAAGAAACCGCAAAACCTTTGATAACATGGCGGCTAAAGGTTATCCGTTGTTGCCAATGGATTTCAAAAATGGCGGCGATATTGCCACTATTAACGCCACTAATGTTGATGCGGACAAAATAGCTAGCGATAATCCTATTTATGCTTCCATAGAGCCTGATATTACCAAGCAATACGAAACAGAAAAAACCATTAAGGATAAGAATTTAGAAGCTAAATTAGCTAAGGCTTTAGGTGGCAATAAAAAAGATGACGATAAAGAAAAAAGTAAAAAACCCACAGCAGAAGCTAAAGTAGAAAGCAATAAGATAGACAAAGATGTCGCAGAAACTGCTAAGAATATCAGTGAAATCGCTCTTAAGAACAAAAAAGAAAAGAATGGGGAATTTGTAGATGAAAATGGTAATCCCATTGATGACAAAAAGAAAGCAGAAAAACAAGATGAAACAAGCCCTGTCAAACAGGCCTTTATAGGCAAGAGTGATCCCACATTTGTTTTAGCGCAATACACCCCTATTGAAATCACTCTGACTTCTAAAGTAGATGCCACTCTCACAGGTATAGTGAGTGGGGTTGTAGCCAAAGATGTATGGAACATGAACGGCACTATGATCTTACTAGACAAAGGCACTAAGGTGTATGGGAATTATCAAAGCGTGAAAGGTGGCACACCCATTATGACACGCTTAATGATAGTCTTTACTAAAGCCATTACGCCTGATGGTGTGATAATACCTCTAGCAAACGCTCAAGCAGCAGGCATGTTGGGTGAAGCAGGGGTAGATGGCTATGTGAATAATCACTTTATGAAGCGCATAGGCTTTGCTGTGATAGCAAGCGTGGTTAATAGCTTCTTGCAAACTGCGCCTATCATAGCTCTAGATAAGCTCATAGGCCTTGGCAAAGGCAGAAGTGAAAGGACACCTGAATTTAATTACGCTTTGGGTCAAGCTATCAATGGTAGTATGCAAAGTTCAGCCCAGATGTCTAATCAAATTCTAGGGCAACTGATGAATATCCCCCCAAGTTTTTACAAAAATGAGGGCGATAGTATTAAGATTCTCACAATGGACGATATTGATTTTAGTGGCGTGTATGATGTTAAAATTACCAACAAATCTGTGGTAGATGAAATTATCAAACAAAGCACCAAAACTTTGTCTAGAGAACATGAAGAGATCACCACAAGCCCCAAAGGTGGCAATTAA
- the cagZ gene encoding cag pathogenicity island translocation protein CagZ has translation MELGFNETERQKILDSNKSLMGNANEVRDKFIQNYASSLKDSNDPQDFLRRVQELRINMQKNFISFDVYYNYLNNLVLASYNRCKQEKTFAESTIKNELTLGEFVAEISDNFNNFMCDEVARISDLVASYLPREYLPPFIDGNMMGVAFQILGIDDFGRKLNEIVQDIGTKYIILSKNKTYLTSLERAKLITQLKLNLE, from the coding sequence ATGGAACTCGGTTTTAATGAAACAGAAAGACAAAAGATCTTAGATAGCAACAAATCTCTTATGGGAAATGCAAATGAAGTAAGGGATAAGTTTATTCAAAATTACGCCTCTTCTTTAAAAGATAGCAACGATCCGCAAGATTTTTTGAGAAGAGTTCAAGAGTTAAGAATCAATATGCAAAAGAATTTTATTAGTTTTGATGTTTATTACAACTATTTGAACAACCTTGTGTTAGCCAGTTACAATCGTTGCAAACAAGAAAAGACTTTTGCAGAAAGCACGATCAAAAATGAACTAACGCTTGGGGAGTTTGTTGCAGAAATTTCTGACAACTTCAATAATTTTATGTGTGATGAAGTGGCAAGAATTTCAGACCTAGTGGCTTCTTATCTGCCAAGAGAGTATTTACCGCCATTCATAGATGGCAATATGATGGGCGTGGCGTTTCAGATTCTAGGGATAGATGATTTTGGAAGGAAGCTCAATGAGATTGTCCAAGATATAGGGACTAAATATATTATTTTGAGCAAAAATAAGACTTATCTCACTTCTTTAGAAAGAGCTAAATTGATAACCCAATTAAAATTAAATTTGGAATAA